A window of Sedimentibacter sp. MB31-C6 genomic DNA:
GTTTTGTGCACCAATTGTTACGTTATCTTTACCAAAGAATACTTCTTCAGCAACTCTGCCTGCCATTAAAACAGAAAGTTGTTTTTTTATTTTTGCTTTAGTAACTACCTCATTTTCACCTGGAGTGCTCAATGTATAGCCACCAGCTCCTTTGCTTGTAGGAATAATCGAAACTCTAATCACCTTATTTTCAGGCATCAAATATCGAGAAACAAAAGCATGTCCCGCTTCATGATATGATGTTATTTCTTTCTGTCTTTTATTATCTGTTGGATTTTTTTGCTCTGTTCCAGCAATGACATTTAAATATGCATTTTCAATATGATTAATATTTATTTTTTCAGATGATTCTCTAATTGCAAGGAGTGCTGCTTCATTTATTAAATTTTCTATCATAGCTCCACTGAAATAGACTGTTAAATCTGCAAGCTTATCTACATCAATTTTATCATCACTATTTCTTTTCTCTAAATATAAATTTAATATATCCTTTCTTGCATTTCTATCTGGAAGCATAATTTCTATTTGCCTGTCAAATCTTCCTGGTCTTAATAATGCATTATCTAAAGTATCAATTCGATTAGTTGCTGCAACCACAACTATACCAGAATCATCACTAAATCCTGACATTTCTGTAAGAAGGGCATTTAACGTTCTGTCGCCTTCATCACTACCTCGCATATTTCCGCCTACTCTTTTTTTCCCTATGGCATCAATTTCATCTATAAAAATAACACTCTTTCCAGCTTTTTTAGCTTTTTTGAAAAGTGTACGAATCCTTCCTGCCCCTAATCCTGCATATATCTGAACAAAATCAGAACCAGATACTGCATAAAAAGGTACACCTGCTTCTCCAGCTAGAGCTTTAGCCATGAGAGTCTTCCCTGTACCAGGTGCTCCATATAAAAGAACCCCTTTTGGCATTCTTGCATTAAATCTTTTGTATTTGTCAGGTTTCTTTATAAAATCTACTATTTCTAATAAACTTTCCTTTGCTTCATAATTTCCGGCAACATCATTAAATTTTGTATTTGATGTGCTATTGTATTCAACTTCATTTAATTTATTTATTTCTTTTTGAGCTGACTTCTTATTCCTAAAAAATATAAAGTAAATAAAAATCAATACTCCTATTATAGCTATAACTTGATAACTTTCCATTATGTTCCCCCTATAACTACATTCCGCAAATATACTGCATCAATATTCACGCTAACATGCTCTACATTTACTGATAGTATATCATAGGGATATACTTTTGGATATACTCAATATTTAGACTGTTTTCAAGCATTTACCAACATGCAAATTGCTTGTGCCCCTATTCCTTCCTCTCTGCCTTCAAATCCTAAACACTCAGTTGTTGTCGCTTTAATATTAATATTTGATATTTCTGTTTCTAAATCTTCAGCTATATTATTTTGCATTATATCAATATATGGTCTCATCTTAGGTTTTTGAGCAATTATAATAGAATCTATATTTCCAATTTTGTAATTATTATCTTTCATAATATTGCAAACTTGCCTTAACAAATCTCTGCTATCTGCATCTTTATACTCATTATCCGTATCTGGAAATAAAACACCTATGTCACCTTTTCCCATAGCTCCTAAAATACTATCCATTATTGCGTGAATTAAAACATCCGCATCTGAATGCCCATCTAGCCCTTTATCGTTAGGAATATTAACTCCTCCAATTATAAGGTTCCTTTTTTCTTTCAATACATGTACATCGTATCCTATTCCAATTTTCATTTTCATCACCTTTTAATATATATTAGAAATAATTTCTGCAATTTGTAGATCAAGAGGTGTAGTAATTTTTATATTTCTTGGCAAACCTTCAACAGCCTTCACCTTATGACCATAATATTCTACTAATGATGCATCATCAGTAAAATCAGCATCTTCGGTTACAGCCATTATATAACAATCCCGTATTATTTCAAAATTGAAAGCCTGTGGTGTTTGTACAGCTTTTAGATATGATCTATTTAATGTTTCATCAACAAAACCATCATCTCCAACTTTTTTTATTGTATCAACTACATCTAATACTGGAACACAAGCTTTAAAAATACAT
This region includes:
- the ispF gene encoding 2-C-methyl-D-erythritol 2,4-cyclodiphosphate synthase, which translates into the protein MKIGIGYDVHVLKEKRNLIIGGVNIPNDKGLDGHSDADVLIHAIMDSILGAMGKGDIGVLFPDTDNEYKDADSRDLLRQVCNIMKDNNYKIGNIDSIIIAQKPKMRPYIDIMQNNIAEDLETEISNINIKATTTECLGFEGREEGIGAQAICMLVNA
- a CDS encoding ATP-dependent metallopeptidase FtsH/Yme1/Tma family protein, which encodes MESYQVIAIIGVLIFIYFIFFRNKKSAQKEINKLNEVEYNSTSNTKFNDVAGNYEAKESLLEIVDFIKKPDKYKRFNARMPKGVLLYGAPGTGKTLMAKALAGEAGVPFYAVSGSDFVQIYAGLGAGRIRTLFKKAKKAGKSVIFIDEIDAIGKKRVGGNMRGSDEGDRTLNALLTEMSGFSDDSGIVVVAATNRIDTLDNALLRPGRFDRQIEIMLPDRNARKDILNLYLEKRNSDDKIDVDKLADLTVYFSGAMIENLINEAALLAIRESSEKININHIENAYLNVIAGTEQKNPTDNKRQKEITSYHEAGHAFVSRYLMPENKVIRVSIIPTSKGAGGYTLSTPGENEVVTKAKIKKQLSVLMAGRVAEEVFFGKDNVTIGAQNDIERSTSIAIDYVAKYGMDESTGFVNFNVMADKLNMSLNSIESSIKKLIDELYFEVMHIIEKNRDKVEEIAKLLIEKEVLYESDLNNI